GTTGGTGATCTTGCGGGTCACGAACTCGAGACCTCGACGTTCGCCCTCGTGGTTGAACAGGATGCCCGTGGACACGAACATCCCGTAGCTCTCACGGTAGTTGCGTGCGATCCAGTGTGCGTAGAGCTTGGCGACCCCGTAGGGGCTGCGCGGGTGGAACAGGGAGTCCTCGTTGTAGCCCGCGCCGGGTCGGTTGTAGTCCAGTCCGCCGAACATCTCAGACGTGGACGCTTGGTAGAACCGAGCCTTCTCGGCCATCCCGGTCACACGAACGGCTTCGAGGAGGTTCAGCACCCCCTTGGCGGTGATGTCCGCAGTCAGCTGCGGGTTGCGGAAGGAGTAGCCGACGTGACTGATCGCGCCCAGGTTGTAGATCTCGTGCGGCTCTGACGTCAGCATCGCCTGGATCAGCGAGGTCTGGTCCGTCAGGTCGGCCTCGATCATGTTGACGTAGGGGAACTCTGCCTCCAACGCCTCCTTGCGAGCGTTGCGCTGACCGCGGATGAGTCCGAAGACCTCGTACCCCTTGTCGTGCAGCAGCTCGGTCAGGTGGCCTCCGTCCTGACCGGTGATGCCGGTCACGAGGGCGCGTCGTGTGTCAGTCACGTCGCCCATCATGCCGCTGGACCCGAGTGCGTGGGTCGTGGACGCCACAGACCGAGTACGTAGTTGGTCACGGTGGCGGCGAATCGCGACTCCGAGAATTCCGCCGCGCGCGCCGCCAACACGGCCGGATCCCATGGGCGAGCCAGCGTCTCGTCGACAGCGGAGGCAATGAGCAGCGGCTCGGGTCGGTCGAAGAACACGCCGGTCCGTCCTTCCACCACCGTGTCGAGGAACCCACCCCACCTGAGGACGACCGAGGGCTTGCCGTAGGCGGCGGCCTCGATCGGGGTCAGGCCGAAGTCCTCGTGGGAGGCCGCGACCAGCGCGGTGCACCGACGGTAGACGAGGTCCATCTCGCTGTCCGACAAGCCTTCGAGCAGCGTCACGTTGGGCGTGGCGAGGTGGCGCAGCTCGTCCTTCTGTGGCCCAGCACCCACGACGACCAGGTTGAGGTGCGGGCGATCGGCGAACGCGGCCAGGATCTCCTGGACGTTCTTGTAGGGCAGCAGGCGTGAGACGACGAGGAAGTAGTCGGCCGGAAGGGTCGAGCCGAGCATCGGCTCGTCCCCACCGCGCGAGCCGACGTCGACGCTGTGCGGAGCCGGCACGACGGGCGCCTCGATCCCGTACGTCCGCTTCAGTCGATCCTGGGTGACGGTCGAGATCGCCAGGTACTGGTCCACGCTGGCCGCCGCGCGCCGGTCCCAGAGCCTCAGCGCCGGTCCCATCGCCCGGAGACCGGCCACGGTCGACCGCGAGGGCGTGTCTCCCAGGTAGCGCTCGGACTCGTAGAGCCATCGTGCCGGCGAGTAGCAGTAGACGAGCTTGCGCCCCCGGGTCCGGAACCCGTGCGCCCACCCGCTGCTGCTGGCGATCACGACGTCAGCGTCGATCCGGATGCTGGACGCCGCGAGCGGCAGTGCGGGAAGCGCCGCGCGGTGGTGACGCCTCAGCGGCGCCACCCGGTTGAGCCACGAGGTCCTGACGTCGATGTCACGGAACTCGGGATAGGTGGAGTCCGGGTCGTAGAG
The Nocardioides plantarum genome window above contains:
- a CDS encoding GDP-mannose 4,6-dehydratase; translation: MGDVTDTRRALVTGITGQDGGHLTELLHDKGYEVFGLIRGQRNARKEALEAEFPYVNMIEADLTDQTSLIQAMLTSEPHEIYNLGAISHVGYSFRNPQLTADITAKGVLNLLEAVRVTGMAEKARFYQASTSEMFGGLDYNRPGAGYNEDSLFHPRSPYGVAKLYAHWIARNYRESYGMFVSTGILFNHEGERRGLEFVTRKITNAVAAIHLGRQDHVVLGDLWPKRDWGYAGDYVRGMWQMLQHDVPDDFVLATGETHSIEEFLALAFAEVGITDWRSYVKQDPQFMRPAEVDILLGDPSKAERVLGWKREVSFHGLVQRMVRHDIELLKRDGAF
- a CDS encoding glycosyltransferase codes for the protein MTWPEPDPVGAADRPRVAIAHDYLTQRGGAERVVLALARAFPDAPVYTTLYDPDSTYPEFRDIDVRTSWLNRVAPLRRHHRAALPALPLAASSIRIDADVVIASSSGWAHGFRTRGRKLVYCYSPARWLYESERYLGDTPSRSTVAGLRAMGPALRLWDRRAAASVDQYLAISTVTQDRLKRTYGIEAPVVPAPHSVDVGSRGGDEPMLGSTLPADYFLVVSRLLPYKNVQEILAAFADRPHLNLVVVGAGPQKDELRHLATPNVTLLEGLSDSEMDLVYRRCTALVAASHEDFGLTPIEAAAYGKPSVVLRWGGFLDTVVEGRTGVFFDRPEPLLIASAVDETLARPWDPAVLAARAAEFSESRFAATVTNYVLGLWRPRPTHSGPAA